A single region of the Populus nigra chromosome 2, ddPopNigr1.1, whole genome shotgun sequence genome encodes:
- the LOC133681857 gene encoding homeobox-leucine zipper protein ATHB-7-like, translated as MFDGGEYSPSATEPFSCLNSVTISRKKKNKIKRRFSDEQIKSLETMFESETRLEPRKKMQLARELGLQPRQVAIWFQNKRARWKSKQLERDYSMLRANYNSLASRFETLKKEKQALAIQLQKLNDLMKKPVEEGECCGQGAAVNSSEGESENGDATKGESETKPRLSIEQPGHGLGVLSDEDSSIKVDYFELEEEPNLMSMVEPAEGSLTSQEDWGSIDSDGLFDQSSSGYQWWDFWA; from the exons ATGTTTGATGGAGGAGAATATTCTCCTTCAGCAACAGAGCCTTTTAGCTGCTTGAACAGTGTCACAATCTccagaaagaagaagaacaagattAAAAGGAGGTTTAGCGATGAGCAGATTAAATCATTGGAAACTATGTTCGAATCGGAAACAAGGCTTGAGCCTCGAAAGAAGATGCAGTTGGCAAGAGAGCTTGGGTTGCAACCACGACAGGTTGCGATATGGTTTCAGAATAAGAGAGCTAGATGGAAGTCTAAGCAACTCGAAAGAGACTACAGCATGCTACGAGCTAATTACAACAGCTTGGCTTCCCGGTTTGAGACTCTGAAGAAAGAGAAGCAAGCGTTGGCGATACAG TTGCAGAAGCTAAATGATCTGATGAAGAAGCCGGTAGAGGAAGGAGAGTGTTGTGGCCAAGGAGCTGCTGTGAACAGCAGTGAGGGCGAATCGGAGAATGGAGACGCAACCAAGGGTGAATCAGAAACGAAACCTAGATTGTCAATTGAACAACCAGGGCATGGATTAGGAGTCCTTTCAGATGAAGATAGCAGCATAAAGGTAGATTATTTTGAATTAGAAGAAGAACCGAACCTAATGAGTATGGTGGAACCGGCTGAAGGATCATTGACATCACAAGAAGATTGGGGGAGTATAGACTCCGATGGCCTCTTCGATCAATCAAGCAGTGGATATCAGTGGTGGGATTTCTGGGCTTGA
- the LOC133682832 gene encoding U4/U6 small nuclear ribonucleoprotein Prp31 homolog, producing MATLADSFLADLDELSDNDANIVEEDDVEAGNMEEDVDGDLADIEALNYDDLDTVSKLQKTQRYNDIMQKVEDALEKGSGVQDHGIVLEDDPEYQLIVNCNVLSVDIENEIVIIHNFIRDKYRLKFPELESLVHHPIDYARVVKKIGNEMDLTLVDMEGLLPAAIRMVISVTASTTSGKPLPEEVLQKTIEACDRALALDSAKKKVLDFVETRMGYIAPNLSAIVGSAVAAKLMGTAGGLTALAKMPACNVQLLGAKKKNLAGFSTATSQFRVGFIEQTEVFQSTPPSLRMRAGRLLAAKSTLAARVDSTRGDPSGNTGRALREEIRKKIEKWQEPPPAKQPKPLPVPDSEPKKKRGGRRLRKMKERYAITDMRKLANRMQFGVPEESSLGDGLGEGYGMLGQAGNGKLRVSIGQSKLAAKVAKKFKEKRYGSSSGATSGLTSSLAFTPVQGIELSNPQSHAHQLGSGTQSTYFSENGTFSKIKRT from the exons ATG gcAACGCTAGCTGATTCTTTCCTTGCAGACCTTGATGAGTTATCCGACAATGATGCTAATATTGTT GAGGAAGATGATGTTGAGGCAGGAAACATGGAAGAAGATGTCGATGGAGACTTGGCAGACATTGAAGCTCTTAATTATGATGATTTGGATACTGTGTCAAAACTGCAGAAAACACAACGATATAATGATATAATGCAG AAAGTGGAAGATGCACTTGAGAAGGGCTCAGGTGTCCAAGATCATGGAATAGTATTGGAAGATGATCCTGAGTATCAGCTAATAGTGAACTGCAATGTATTGTCAGTTGACATCGAGAATGAAATTGTTATCATCCATAATTTTATTCGTGACAAGTACCGGCTGAAATTTCCGGAGCTTGAATCACTTGTGCATCACCCAATTGATTATGCTCGTGTTGTGAAAAAGATTGGAAATGAGATGGATTTGACCCTTGTTGATATGGAAGGGCTTTTACCCGCAGCTATCAGAATGGTGATTTCTGTGACTGCATCCACAACAAGTGGCAAACCACTTCCTGAAGAAGTCCTTCAAAAGACTATTGAAGCATGTGATCGGGCTCTTGCTCTTGATTCAGCAAAGAAAAAGGTCCTTGATTTTGTAGAAACTAGAATGGGTTACATTGCCCCAAATCTTTCTGCTATTGTTGGTAGTGCTGTTGCTGCAAAACTTATGGGAACTGCTGGTGGTCTCACAGCCTTGGCCAAGATGCCTGCCTGCAATGTTCAGCTTCTTGGTGCCAAGAAGAAGAACCTTGCAGGGTTTTCTACTGCAACATCTCAATTTCGTGTAGGTTTTATAGAGCAAACAGAGGTGTTTCAGTCCACACCACCTTCTCTTAGAATGCGGGCTGGTCGACTCTTGGCTGCAAAATCAACACTTGCTGCACGAGTAGATTCTACCAGAGGAGATCCATCAGGAAACACTGGAAGGGCCCTTAGGGAAGAAATTCGCAAGAAAATAGAGAAGTGGCAAGAGCCTCCTCCTGCAAAGCAACCTAAACCGCTTCCAGTTCCTGATTCTGAgcctaaaaaaaagagaggtggGCGGCGCCTAAGGAAGATGAAGGAAAG ATATGCGATAACAGACATGAGGAAGCTTGCCAATAGGATGCAATTTGGGGTACCTGAAGAGAGTTCTTTGG GTGATGGACTGGGGGAAGGTTATGGTATGCTTGGTCAGGCTGGGAATGGCAAACTGCGTGTATCAATTGGTCAGAGCAAACTCGCAGCAAAAGTTGCTAAGAA ATTCAAGGAGAAGCGTTATGGAAGCAGCAGCGGTGCTACTTCTGGGCTCACCTCAAGTCTGGCATTTACACCTGTTCAG GGGATTGAGCTCTCAAATCCGCAATCTCATGCACACCAACTTGGCAGTGGAACGCAAAGCACGTACTTTTCTGAGAATGGAACATTTTCGAAGATCAAGAGAACCTGA